In Nocardioides sp. W7, the genomic stretch GCAGATCGTCGGCGAGAAGCACGGCATCATGGTCTCGGCCGCCGTCGCCCACAACGGCGTCGACCTGGAGCACTTCCGCCCGAGGAGCGACGCGGCGCGTCGTGCCGCCCGCCGCCGGCTCGGCCTGCCCGACGTACCGACCGTCGTGTGCGTCGGCCGCCTGTCACCGCAGAAGGGCCAGGCCGATCTGCTCGACGCGTGGTCCCGGGTGCTCGAGCGGGTGCCCGCCGCCCAGCTCGTGCTCGTCGGCGACGGGCCCGACCGCGCCGTCCTGCAGGAGCGGGCGGCGGTCGACGACAGCGTCCTGCTCGTCGGGCGGCGCGGGGACGTCGACGAGTGGCTCGCCGCCGCCGACGTTGTCGCCGCGCCGTCGCACTGGGAGGGCATGGCCGTGGCCCCGATCGAGGCGATGGCAGCGGGTCGGAGCGTCGTGGCGACCCAGGCCACGGGGATGCTCGACAGCGTCCCGCGGGGCGCCGGTGCCCTGGTCGACGTCGGTGACGTCCGCGAGCTCGCCGACAGCATCGCCGCCCGCCTCGTCGACCCGGCCGGGACGACCGCGGAGGGGGCGGTGGGCCGCGCCCACGTCGAGGCCCACCACGACGAGCGCGCCTCGGCCCGCGAGATCGCCCGGCAGACGATGCGTCACTTCCGCAACGCCCGCGGCGAGGGCGACGTCCTGGTCGCCCTCCAGCCCCTCGCCATGACCGGCCGGGCGCCCGAGCTCCTGCCGGCGTCGTCCCGCCCCGGCGAGCTCGGGCGACCGCGCCAGGCACGCGTGCTCGCCGCGGCGGTCCCGGAGGCCTGAGCCCGGGCGGGCCGGGTCAGGCTCCGGCCCGGGACGCGGCCGGCGGCCGGGTCAGGCCGCGGCCCGGGAGGCCCGGGCGCTCCGGACGGTCCAGGCGACCTGCTTGGTCAGCAGCACCGTCCCGAGCAGCCGTACGCCGACCGACCGGACCCGCTCCGCCGCGCGGTGCAGCTGCTCGGGCGACACCGCCCCCGAGGGCACGGTCAGCACCATCGACCCGCCCGCCGCCATCACCCGGGCGTCGTCGCACACGTCGAGGGCCGGGGCCAGGACCACCACCACGTCGAAGCGCCGCGTGGCCTCCCGCATGACCGCCGCGAAGCGCGTCTCCAGGAGCCGCTCGGTGGGCTCGCCGCCCCACTCGCCCGCCGGCAGCACCCGGAGACCCTCGACCGGTCCCTCGCTGAGCCCGTCGCTCAGGTCGGCCCCGGTCAGCACGTCGTACAGACCGGCTGTGCCGGGCGCGGTGGCGATCGGGCGCCCGTGTTGCGTGCCGAGCCGGCCGTCGACCAGCAGGACCTGGCGACCGGCGACGGCCAGGGACACCGCGAGGTTCGCGCCCAGCCAGACGCTGGCGTCGTCCTGGGTCACCCCGGCGACCACGAGCAGGTCGACCGACTCGGCGCTCGCCTCCGCCTCGAGCGCGATGCGCAGGCGATGGAACGCGCCGGCGGCCGCCGTACCGGGATAGAGCGACGGCAGGCTCGTGGAGTCGCGGGGGCGAGCGACCTTCGCCAGCACCGGCACGCCGGCCGCCGCCTCGGCCTCGCGCTGGTCCGCCACGGTGGCGGTACGACGGTCGCGCAGGAGCGCCGCCCCGATCGCGAGGACGAGGCCGAGCACCCCGGCGATCCCGGCACCGAGCAGCAGGTCCGGGCTCGAGAAGGTGCGGGGCGCGACCGCCGGGTTGCTCACCGTGACGAGGAACGAGCCGGAGGTCGGGTCGTAGTAGGGCAGC encodes the following:
- a CDS encoding Wzz/FepE/Etk N-terminal domain-containing protein, coding for MNLSEFGATVWRHKLLVLLVLLVTGGAATVGLWAAPRTYTATATVAAVEDPANPVGVEDPDSLRGTIAELANARDVVDDVRSQLSVERSTEELRREITGQWVEGTILVRVTVQDEDPQIAAEIANLVADALPYYDPTSGSFLVTVSNPAVAPRTFSSPDLLLGAGIAGVLGLVLAIGAALLRDRRTATVADQREAEAAAGVPVLAKVARPRDSTSLPSLYPGTAAAGAFHRLRIALEAEASAESVDLLVVAGVTQDDASVWLGANLAVSLAVAGRQVLLVDGRLGTQHGRPIATAPGTAGLYDVLTGADLSDGLSEGPVEGLRVLPAGEWGGEPTERLLETRFAAVMREATRRFDVVVVLAPALDVCDDARVMAAGGSMVLTVPSGAVSPEQLHRAAERVRSVGVRLLGTVLLTKQVAWTVRSARASRAAA